The genomic interval TCTGCAACTGTTTTGAGAAGCAGCGCAAGATACGGAAAGTAGACTATAGAGCTAGATTGTTCACGAAAGAGGATACGTTTGCCtcaaatatattttacatttttattttttcgtaAAAATGAATGTTGGTGAAGAGAACCTGCTTAAATCTATCAGCAATGATACGTTGCTGGACCTCACGCAACGCTACGGCCAGTCCAGTTTTGGCTTCGGCGCTGGCCATGGTGCTGGAAGTCCAGGGCGATACCCACTCACTCCGGCTGCCGATTTTCTCTCCGGCCAGACAACAAAGTCGAACGAGAGCGGCGGGGAGCAAACTAGTGAGGACGATGACGGCTTCGATCATATGGACTCAAGGAAGAGAGGCTCGGGGTTTGACGACGACAAACACGGAACCACGCTGGCAAAGAAGCCCAAAGAACAGAGATCCTTGCGGCTAAGCATAAATGCAAGGGAGAGAAGACGAATGCACGATCTCAACGACGCTTTGGACGGCTTGAGAGCTGTGATTCCATACGCACACAGTCCTTCGGTGAGAAAACTATCCAAAATCGCCACTTTGCTCCTGGCGAAGAATTACATCCTCATGCAAGCGCAAGCGCTGGAGGAGATGCGACGGCTGGTGGCTTATCTGAATCAGGGACAGACCATAACCTCGCCGATACCCACGGCGCTCGCACCTTTTGGACAAACGGCTGTGTATCCTTTCTCCAGCACGGCATTGGCTTCCTGCGCCGAAAAATGTACCTCTTATTCCGGGACCCCCTCGAGTCTTTTCAAACACTGCAATGACAAGCCTTGATTACTAAACAAACTTGTTCCTGAACTTCACCTGCAACATCCTATTATTGGTCTATGTCGCTCTCTTACACTCTCTACTTGTTTTGAACCATTTTGTTCGGAAGGAACTGTGGTGTATTGCTTAATAACCATGTTTTAAAAACTTTCCGTTTTTTCAGAATAATTGATTAATGAGACTAGTGTAAAGGAAATATTAACTTTGGAATGAGCCTTCAAATCAATGTTAAAACCTTTAAACGTTACGTTTCTCTGTCGTCTTTTTGGGATCAAACTTTGTATTGACTAGTCCTCAGTGACATTTGCTTGATTCTTGCAGAACAAATGACATCGCTAGTTTTGAAGTTCAACTCCGATGTTTCAGAAGAAGCTGCATATGACAGAGTATTTTTcttaaacaaaagcaaaacgtAATTGGGAAAGAAAGTCTTACAAATCCTTTGAAAATCGAAAATGTATTAGAGAACTATGCAACATTTTCTCTTGGAGCAGTAAAGAAACGTGTTCAACATTCCTCAAGCATTTCAGTTTGCCGCATCACTGGCCAGCAATGGACTTGTATTTCCACTGTCCATTGTTTCAAAGGAAATCCGTGTAATATCGTTTTGGGAAGTTGTAGGCTTATTTAagacttttgttttgttattgcaCAATTCACTTGATTGTAGGCTAATGTACAATTGTGACGAACTACTTGACCAAGCCTGAGCTGACAAAAATATTCGGTTGTGTTGCAACATGAATTTCATATATTGTTTATATGTCTTTATAATTAAAACATATGTATATGCTCGAATATATGGCTTGTAAGGTTTTTTATTATCAAAAAACGCACTAAACCTTTCTCATTGATACGTCAAAGTGAAGTTCCATGCTTAAGTTCATTAGCAGGCTAAACATTTATTGTTCACAAATCCATGAATCAGTcacatttgtatttttttaggTTTAAAAAAATAGTTTCGTAAAACGTATTACTGACTTTGTGGGCTATATTCTTCTGAAACCGAATGTGCTGCGTGTTTTGAACTTTCATTACCATATAGCCTAGTCATCAAGTCTTTTTTAAGAGAAATAATTCAGGGATGTGCACTCCTAACTTAAACCTTGTGCCACATTCTTCATTTTTGAAAAATGGAATATGACAGTAAAGGTTAGAGCATGAAGTTTATGATTTATAATTGTTTAGCCTAATGTAAATACTAAGTGAATCATTTCGTTATTTACTGACACGATTGATAATTTTACTTGAAATCATGAGTATGTAGCCTATGGTCATGTAAGTAGGCCTAATAAGAAAACGACCACTGTGTCCAGTTACTAAGAGTTATTTTATAGTGAAGAATATTTCACTATTTATGCAGATAACATGTCCATTCTAATTTCCATTGCGCTAATATGACAATAGTCCCTCAAATGACACGGGTCTGGCTGGTATGGCCCGTCGCTGCCCCGAAGGCTTGGTGTAGCTAAGGGTAAGGGTGCGTGGATTGCCCCGGGGCTAGGTGGCCTGTCTCTTGGTATTTGCGTGATAGCAAAGCTTCgatgtaatgtagcctacccGTTCTAGTTATTAAGACAATTCCACGGCCTGTCCTCCGCGCTCTCTTAATGCAATGAGCATTTGGAGGCTAGCTCTGAGTAAGAAAAAAGAGTTCCGTGCCATTTGAaagaataataattattttattgaGAAAAAAATGCTTGTAATTGAGTTGTAAGATATTCATTTCATCGGCGTGAGATATTTGGGGTAATCAAATTATCGTAAATGACAAAAGCATTCCTTAATGTCTTGAATAAAGGCTAACATCTCTAAGCCACAGGCCTAAGCGGCAGACGGAGAAATGCCTCCACACAGTTTATGTAGGCTATTAGTTCTTGCAGTTAATTTATAGATCGGCTTACTTTAAAAGCTTTAGTCAAAATCTGGCAGTACAGTACACCAGTGCGTATTTGTGATGTTGTGACTTCTCTAGTAAATACCATTTACTTCACTAGGTCCAATGTAGACTGTGCTAAGATAAATATGTTACTGTTGAGCACACCCATCGCTGAGACCTGTGTGTAAATAAGGAAGAGTCGATTCTTTCCAAATGCAAACTGGGTCTTCGGTTTGGACGGATGTGCGTTATCCCACAGCATTTAGCAAGATGTCATAACAGCACGTCACCCTTGGCGTGTGAGATCGGCGCGCTGTTGACATATGACTCGTCGGAAAGCCTCAATTGACAGTCAAAAGACCTGCGATTAATTCTGACAACCACCGCGGCTGCTGTTTTAGGCTCCTCATCAGTCCCGTTTCAGCTTAATTGGGCGAGATGAGACCGCTGCAGCCGTTAAGATGGGACACACTAGTGACTCCTCTGCTCAGTGGCTTTACCAAGGTTGacttgattggttgatttgactTAATTCTTATGcacttttctctctttgtttgaTTAGTTGTGTTACAATAACATTTGTATTCTGTTCTATTCTTTTATACTAGTATTATTGAACTGCATCCAAAAAACGACACACTttgccccaaaaaaaaaaacctgtttgCAGGGGTGCATATAATTTCACTCAAAACTAAAaatccccactctctctcactgaccCAAGCagaaacatacagtatgacctctctgtctgtctgtctgtctgtctgtctctctctctcacacacacatttcaaatcGTATTAAACTAAAAGCCAAcaatgtattctctctctctctctctcacacacacacaatgcattctctctctcttcagcttTTCTCTCTgccatctatctgtctctcactctctctctcttgcacacacacatacacacacacaaagttataGAAATGACCACAAACACTGAGACACATTCCCACTATGTTCAGTTAAAGAGGTGACACTGCATGGCCTCCAGACTGGTGCCCAAGTGTCCAGCCTGCTGGCCTGCCCCCTGTGATGCCCTGTGCTGGGTCAGAGCGCCTGAGCCTGTTTTTTCCCAGGATTACAGCGGAGTGATTTCATTAGCGTAGCTGCGAGCTCTccatgcttgtttttgttgctcagTGCTAGCGGACGGTACACAAGGAAAACATATGCCCTTAAGTGCCCAACTCTGCGGAGTGCTTTTGACAGTGCTGCTGAGATTCATTAAGCTCTCGTGGAGGCAAAGGCGTCCAGGGCATGTTGCAGCTCTTCCCTCTCACAgtcacatacccacacacacacacacacacacacacaaacacacacatgctagtcGAGAAATGCTCCACCTCAGCATGTAGGCCCCGTGTGAAATGCAGGGCCCGATGAGTAAAGCAAGCAGGccgggggggagagggggaagtgTGGGTGAGGACTGCTTAagttgctcagtgtgtgtgtgtgtgtgtgtgtgtgtatgtgtgtgtgtgtgtgtgtgtgtgtgtgtgtgtgtgtgcgtgtgcgtgcgtgtgtgtgcgtgtgtgtgcatatgtgtgtgtgtgtgtgtgtgtgcccggtGCTCAGGTTGCATTTGTTCTTTGGCTCGAGGAGGCAGACCAGAGCGCGAGCTGTCAAAAGGCACCAGGAGTCCAGACTAGGAAGAGCTGGGGGGGcaggtgtggggggaggggccGGTGTGGGGGGCAGGTGTGGGGGGAGCacatgtggaggaggaggaagaggatggaggAAGTGGCAGCTCAGAGagagtgcttttgtgtgtgctaTGCGCTTGTTGGAGTGGCAGCTCAGAGagagtgcttttgtgtgtgctatgtgcTTGTTGGAGTGGCGCAGTGGCGTCATGCCCAGTGAAATaaagggggcacgtgccccttcggatttttcctccctgatcatttttttgatcataactttgttcctattatgctcCATAATGCAGGGGCaggacccttgaatttccccttgaggatcaataaagtatctatctatctatctctatctatctaatgagCCAGAGCCTATAACGACTCAAATGCATTCTTCTGGATGTGTAATAAACCGTACCAAAATATCTGAAGACCGGTCAACACCAGCCCTTTTCCTAAaattggtgtctgtgtatgttcccGTAACAACTCACACACGCATTTGAGCTCacaatgttttgcttgtgttgaactgttacagttaacgctacagtttgaacagttgaactgttacagttacagtttaaacagatactacagtcaatggtgttgaagtggtaagtagtctagctaagcaataaaaagtagtggaattatttgtggttgaccAGGAAATCTTGACTTGGCGATCAAATAGTTAGAactatggatttgatgttggccACGAATTCAGAGCATtgcgttaacgttagcctacatggtgtcagtgtaacgtagcctaggctactcttacaCATATTAGAAATATTAGGCACAGTCTCCTGTTTCAATTGTTTCCAGTATCATAGAAACGAGGGTGTTAAATTTGCAGTgactacaaaatccaacctagtaacattaggcctaccaaggcaTTGCGTTGGATGTTTCTCCACTTGTTCTCTTCACGTATGTGGCAGCTAATCCATGTAGTGAAAAGGGATACCCTTTTAAAAGGAGGCCTAaagttgttttatataaataggATCACTATGACCGTGATGTAGAGGGCAAGAAAGTATAATAGTCTCTCTCATGTGTTCATAACTTAGGTTATCAGGTCActtgctcatgatttgcaggtagcaacttacaaatgaggtaggatagcctattgcttgccataatggtaatgaaaaatatataactagtaaaatattctaatttttactcagcactgaaacctgtcaaacttcgttcaaagtccttcatcacatgaattaagattaaactaatttaatttctgagcgccacaaagtcagacctcagcaatgtaagattgttcttaggtcacatatcaatcaaatcataacaactgcaatggtactgtttttaaaatcatgtgtagTACGCCTAAgtgtaaatgtctgtatctaaacatgctttaatgagcttacactttaatgagctgaatttgagcttacagttctttcaccaacctatgtgttttacattaacttacaaaatagatactttagCTTAGTCCTTAGATAGATGAGGGTTGCTGTTTGCTCTGTtgaggtatttctgtcccttccaaactgcattgaaatggtatgtttagcagccagaatttcaaaaatctCTGGCCCCCCTCtaatatagtaataataatatagtataatatagtgtgtggtatagtgtgtagtatgcgcttgttcgagtgtgtgtgtgtgagtgtgtgtggtatgtatgtgtgtggtatgcgcttgtttgagggtgtgtgtgtgtgtgtgtgtggtatgcgcttgtttgatggtgtgtgtgtgtggtagtgtgtggtaTAGTGTGTAGTATGCGCTTGttcgagggtgtgtgtggtatgtatgtgtgtggtatgcgCTTGTttgagggtgtgggtgtgtgtgtctgtgtgtgtgagtatcaaagtcaaagtcaaagtcagctttattgtcaatttcttcacatgttccagacatacaaagagatcgaaattacgtttctcactatcccacggtgaagacaagacatattttaccaatttaagtccacagacaaacataacattcaagtaaacaaaaaataagtaaataagtaaataagagggcacatataataatgaaaaaataagagcagcaaaatttggttgaaattgtgcatagacagtcaataaaatactagtgcaaagtcaggccaataaaaggcttgggtagttctgtttgacctaagtaataaagaaagtagcatagtggtgcaagttatgtaagagcagcagaagtgttgtgttttcaggacaacaacaccaagttgtaaagtgtacaagtgtgcaagtgtgagtatgtgtggtagagtgtgtggtatagtgtgtagtatgtgtggtATGCGCTtgtttgatggtgtgtgtgtgtggtatgcgcttgtttgatggtgtgtgtgtgtgtgtgtggtagtgtgtggtaTAGTGTGTAGATGTCTGCTTTCCAAGCTTTGGGTGCGTTTTTAATTACCCGTCTATCGCGGTCATCTCCCTCCGTCATCTTGATTCTTTAGTGTTGTTGTTATGCTAGCTAGTGCTGCCGCTTAGCATGTAGCTACAGGCTGTGCATATCATTACAACGTTGCTCCGGAAATGCCCCCAGAAGTAATTGAAACTTCacaactttattgtccactCAAGGCCAGAAAATAAACAGTGACATAATCGATTATGGCGCGTTGCCGCATCGATGCTGAATCGTGCATGCCCCGCATTGCAATGCATCGCCGAATCGATTATTGTTGACACCACTAACTTTTTACATCCCCTTTAGAACATGCTACAACCATAGGTCATGACAGATCGAAGCAAAGACGTGTAAGGATTTTAATGAGAACACAGATTCCTGCCCTACTGCAAGCTGCCCGCTACTACTGGCTCACTTAACATGCAACTATCTCTGTATTGTCGGTTCCTGATGTTTTGTTAAGGAACTAAATACACAACCATTAACACTGCAGATCCAACTTAATGCTGAAGTTGACAGGCCAATCCTACATGATGAAAAGTAGCCTATCACAATACAACACTCGAGTGATAAACGTGTCTGTTTAACTCGGGTGGTGGACTGATTTTAACTCGGGTACGGGTGTCAGTTTTATTTAATGCGGGTCGGGTACGGAATTTAACTAGCTCTGGTGTCGGAAAACGGGTCGAATGCGGTTTTAAACATGACGGGTACGGGTGGGTGCGGATTTAAAAAATTGGACACGTGCAGGACTCTGGGTCGGGTACCCACATAAAAGTTGCTCAAACGGGTGGATTGTGACAGTCCTCAAATTCCCGGGCGAGGATCCGGGTGGATTGTGACAGTCCTCAAATTCCCGGGCGAGGATGCGGGTGGATTCGAGGATGCGGGTGGATTGTGATGGGCGAGGATGCGGGTGGATTGTGACGGGCGAGGATGCGGGTGGATTCGAGGATGCGGGTGGATGCGGGTGGATTGTGACGGGCGAGGATGCGGGTGGATTGTGACGGGCGAGGATGCGGGTGGAGAAGGAGCTCCTTGCGGGCGGGTAGCAGAGGAGAACCAAAACAGTATTTTAGTAGTTTAGTATTTTAGTTTgctgaaataaaacataaatgaaaaatatgtgTAATATTTGTATGTCTAAATTACCATTACTACATCACaaatatgtgttttagtcaacgaTAGCCTACGACCTTTGACCATCACGTCACTACTACGACTTCTTCGATGCATCTTGTAGTTGGAGCATTGCCACTAGTGCACATAGTATGGTGCTGTATGAGGACAACCACCCCCCTTTTAtgcgctcacatacacacacacacacacactcatgctcacacacataaacacacattggGTGCTCCTCCTGTGACATCACAGATGGCTGTTCCTCCCAGCCCTGCGTTGTCGGATGAGATGAGTGGGTCAGTCAGTAGGTTCCGAGGAGCCATGTGATTTGGGGCGACGTCATGTGATTTGGGGCGACGTTGTGTGATTTGGGGCGACGCAGGGAGTGTGGCAGGATGAGCTAGTATTACCCCATTCCTTTCTTTAATCACATGTACagggtgggaggtgtgtgtgtgtgtgtgagagagtgtgtgtgtgtgtgtgtgaaagagtgtgtgtgtgtgtgtctgctcacatAGCCGACAGAACCCCCTTGTAGCGCTATAGCAACCAGGCCAAATCTCGCGTCCGCCATCGCCACAAGGCACCTGACACCACGCATCTCCGAGAACGGCACAGTAGTGGGGTGCCGTGCCGGCAAAATTATGCCttgccggagagagagagagagagagagagagagggagaaataagcCAGATAGACAGACcggcagagaagaggagatagGAAAAATGTAGCAGGACAGAGCGAATGCAAAAAGAGCAGcgagacacagagggagagagagaattagagaaagatagagaaagaaaggaaaggagtCTTTAAAACAGGTGGGAGGGTTTGGAGGTGTTTGCTCATAAAGGATGGCATGATTTGACCATAGACTGGATAAAATAGGATGATGGTCAAATTTGGCATGATGGCTCAGGTGGGAGGGTTTGGAAGGGTTTGTTCTAGCAGATTAAAAATGCCAGGCTTTGCAGGGCAATGCAATGAAAAGATACTGTCAGCACAacttgcacatacagtacaaacacattGAATGAATATAATTTAGAGAATAGGTGCTTGGAGCATTCTGAattacagagatagagagagagagagatggagagagatccTTTTGATTACCTTATATCaaaacacaatttgaatttgaatacaCTTGACATGTCTCAAGCAAAGTTAAAACATATACAAAAATTAACAAAAgataaatattacaaatattgtctagacaaaattaaaaaatccaaCAAATTTAactattataaaaaaataaaaacaaattatgAATTGGAACCATATTTAACAAATATCAAAGATTATACAAAAAGGAAACTTCTAACTTCCTTCAGAACTGGTGAGCACACTCTGGAAGTTGAGAGGGGTAGGCACAGATAGACATGGAAACCAAGAGATGACAGGCTATGTCTACAATGCCACGAAGGAGCAGTAGAAGATTAGTTACCCTTCTTACAGAGTGTAAAAATTACACCCTGGTTAGGAGAGAATTCTTTGACCACATTGGCAAGATTGCTCCCCAATATCCCGTGCTACCCAATGAAGACAAGCTCCCGTATTTGTTGGGAGGGCACAATAGAATTCCTGACGGATTCCGAGTGTCAAAGATTGAGAAAATTAGTTATTTTCCTTCCTACATTCCACTGTATTATTTTGCCGAATTAGTAAACATTTGAATTATTATCATCATATTAGTATTGCATTAGTATACATTTgaattattataatttttttaaatttgtattatttaaatcTGTACAATTATACACATGTGTAAGCTTtggcaacacatttttttttgtcatgccaataaagctaatttgaattgaattgagagagatagttagatagagagaaggggagagagaaagatggggggagagagagagatggatagagagatggggagagagatagatatggatagagagatgggagagagatactgtagagagagat from Alosa alosa isolate M-15738 ecotype Scorff River chromosome 4, AALO_Geno_1.1, whole genome shotgun sequence carries:
- the bhlhe23 gene encoding class E basic helix-loop-helix protein 23 — protein: MNVGEENLLKSISNDTLLDLTQRYGQSSFGFGAGHGAGSPGRYPLTPAADFLSGQTTKSNESGGEQTSEDDDGFDHMDSRKRGSGFDDDKHGTTLAKKPKEQRSLRLSINARERRRMHDLNDALDGLRAVIPYAHSPSVRKLSKIATLLLAKNYILMQAQALEEMRRLVAYLNQGQTITSPIPTALAPFGQTAVYPFSSTALASCAEKCTSYSGTPSSLFKHCNDKP